In Desulfonatronum sp. SC1, a single genomic region encodes these proteins:
- a CDS encoding lysophospholipid acyltransferase family protein: MGFRVNPLWFVPPAVLFTKVLSRTLRFSQEGLEDVEGMRREVPMVVPIWHDELFPLIYLHRNQGAVAVVSQSRDGEFLSQVLTRFGIQLARGSSRRGGVAALIAARKEMRVRNADVVVTVDGPRGPRHKVKEGAVYLAAKTGAPLIPLRVFMSRSFVFQKAWDKFQLPWPGARCRVVYGRPYRVQAEMTAEEMARECSRLEGLLNALGT; encoded by the coding sequence ATGGGCTTTCGCGTCAATCCCCTTTGGTTCGTCCCTCCGGCTGTTTTGTTCACCAAAGTGCTGAGTCGGACTTTGCGGTTTTCCCAGGAAGGGTTGGAAGATGTTGAAGGGATGCGGCGAGAAGTGCCCATGGTCGTGCCGATCTGGCATGACGAGTTGTTCCCTTTGATCTATTTGCACCGCAACCAGGGCGCCGTGGCCGTGGTCAGTCAGAGTCGGGACGGGGAGTTTTTGTCCCAGGTCCTGACTCGTTTCGGCATTCAGCTCGCTCGGGGCTCCAGCCGTCGGGGCGGGGTGGCCGCGCTGATCGCGGCTCGCAAGGAGATGCGCGTGCGCAACGCTGACGTGGTGGTTACCGTGGACGGCCCGCGCGGCCCCCGGCACAAAGTCAAGGAGGGGGCCGTGTATCTGGCCGCCAAGACGGGTGCGCCCCTGATTCCCTTGCGGGTATTCATGTCCCGGTCCTTTGTCTTCCAGAAAGCCTGGGACAAGTTCCAGCTTCCCTGGCCCGGCGCTCGGTGCCGGGTGGTCTACGGGCGGCCGTACCGGGTTCAGGCGGAGATGACCGCCGAGGAAATGGCCCGGGAGTGTTCGCGCTTGGAAGGCCTGCTCAACGCCCTGGGCACGTAG